AAGAAGGAAAGGAAATAACAGTAGGATTCGTTATGCAGTACGGATATGTCAATACCATCGCAACTCTGGAACACAAAGAACCGCAAAAACTTGATTTGAAGATAAAACTATTTCTCAGCATTGGCAAACTAGTTGGCTCTACCTAACTGAAGTTAAGAATTATTCTCCTTTGAAGGAGAGTTGCTTTATAAAAACACTATTGCCTTCACAAAACTAACCtgctgaaaattattttagcAATTTGTATAGATTACTTTATTTACAGCTGCTAAATGTAATCTTCCGCACTCTGTCCgctaattttatttaacaactTGCTTAACTTattaattgaattcaaaaatttgaatcatataaatgaataatgtaTTACAATTTCATACGTACTCACCATACCTAATGGCGAGAAGTAGATCTCGTGTATTTAAATTCTTACATGTACCAATGTAATAACAAAcatcaattaataataaaaatgacttGAAACCACGATTGCTCTAAATATTCCATTAGACTGTGAAATTCCACTTTCTGCATCTGATGTTTCCTTGAATATCAATATAAGAACTCTGAAACATCCCAAAAATTCCCACGTCACTCTGGACGTTTCACGTACATGAGCAGGTTCTCGCGGCAGAAAGTGATTGGAGGTGAAAAGTGACGATATtgagtttacttttttattagaattAGGTAGCGAACCATGTACAGTACcacagtaataataaattacagcCTGCGACCACGGCGACCACCCTTCCTGCGGGTTGAATCCGAAGGGATAGGGGTTACGTCTTCAATGCGGCCAATCTTCATCGACGAACGAGCGAGAGCTCGGAGAGCAGACTGAGCTCCTGGTCCCGGGGTTTTTGTCTTGTTGCCTCCGGTAGCCCTCAATTTAATGTGAAGCGCTGTGATTCCGAGCGATTTACATTTTTCGGCCACATCCTGGAGTGCATTAAAATGTAGTGGAACACCATTTAGCAAGTATTTTCCACAGTTCAACACCCGCAGATACAGGCTATTGGCAGTGaggaaacaaaatttgtaaaatctgTACCTGAGCAGCCAACATAGCGGCATAGGGAGATGCTTCGTCACGATCAGCTTTTACTTTCATTCCACCAGTGACGCGAGCGATGGTTTCCCTGTGAAAATGACAACAGGTTAGATAACCTCAAAACTGAGATGACGATTCGCAGGTTATGttgcattgaaatttgatGGCGCGATAATGGTTATTATACCTGCCAGACAAGTCTGTAACGTGGACAAAAGTGTCGTTGAAGCTCGCGAAGATGTGTGCAACCCCGAAGACGATTTCTCCCTCTCGAACTTGGGGACCGAGGGATACCTGGACCTCCTCCTTCTGAACCTTCCCTCTTTTAGGAGCCATTTCTGTTTGGAAGAAGCGAATAAGGCAAAGGTCAGTTTGATGCAATTGTTGGCGTCGGTGCGTG
The Neodiprion fabricii isolate iyNeoFabr1 chromosome 1, iyNeoFabr1.1, whole genome shotgun sequence DNA segment above includes these coding regions:
- the LOC124184012 gene encoding 40S ribosomal protein S14a, with translation MAPKRGKVQKEEVQVSLGPQVREGEIVFGVAHIFASFNDTFVHVTDLSGRETIARVTGGMKVKADRDEASPYAAMLAAQDVAEKCKSLGITALHIKLRATGGNKTKTPGPGAQSALRALARSSMKIGRIEDVTPIPSDSTRRKGGRRGRRL